From Toxorhynchites rutilus septentrionalis strain SRP chromosome 2, ASM2978413v1, whole genome shotgun sequence, a single genomic window includes:
- the LOC129764981 gene encoding zinc finger protein 699-like: MEDPDENDSQREIVLKIENTADSDSEYYEYIEEANIISEDRTVQVDYIEVLDRNEVTVYNCNSCDMTFQSVEDHIRDYHKDDEVQIEFAEEMYNPAMIYGFKEIIVEEQANLSFCFKCDICNTELKSARSLKLHMKMHEGKTLAKTVERKNHCHDCNRVFSSEEHLRLHLDAHDNENHQKKSVIDSVPEHIGNGYPCSFCGKEFKRPHEKVKHERIHTGERPYSCQICDKRFRVSSCLAIHRRTHESIRPFVCPHCKKRFKVQSAYNHHLKTHSTERQYKCPFCPKAFKTAVQLGGHKKSHTKPFSCSECNRPFGSLYAVRKHMQVHQRVDNKLSYSCDMCGANYARISALRDHQKDQHQVDGKSEMEVSGSGTMMEQKVEAEEIIEEEDLVF; this comes from the exons ATGGAAG ATCCAGACGAAAACGATTCACAGAGGGAAATTGTACTGAAAATTGAGAATACAGCTGATTCTGATTCTGAATATTATGAATATATAGAAGAAGCCAATATTATCAGTGAGGATCGTACGGTTCAAGTAGATTACATAGAGGTACTCGATCGCAATGAGGTTACAGTATACAATTGCAACTCATGTGACATGACTTTTCAATCTGTTGAAGACCATATCCGGGATTATCACAAAGACGATGAAGTTCAAATCGAATTCGCTGAAGAAATGTACAACCCAGCAATGATTTATGGGTTTAAGGAAATTATTGTTGAGGAACAAGCAAACTTGTCATTTTGTTTTAAATGTGATATATGCAACACTGAATTGAAAAGTGCAAGGAGTCTTAAACTTCACATGAAAATGCATGAGGgaaaaacattggccaaaactGTCGAACGTAAAAATCATTGCCATGATTGTAATCGAGTTTTCTCGAGCGAGGAACACTTGCGGCTTCACCTTGACGCCCATGATAACGAAAATCACCAGAAAAAATCAGTGATCGATAGTGTCCCGGAACACATAGGGAATGGTTATCCATGCAGCTTTTGTGGGAAGGAGTTCAAGCGGCCACACGAAAAAGTCAAACACGAGCGAATACATACAGGAGAACGACCATATTCATGTCAGATTTGTGACAAACGATTCAGAGTTTCCAGCTGTTTGGCTATCCATCGAAGAACACATGAATCCATTCGGCCTTTTGTTTGTCCACATTGCAAAAAGAG ATTCAAAGTACAATCGGCGTACAACCATCACCTCAAAACGCACTCAACGGAGCGCCAATACAAGTGCCCATTTTGTCCGAAAGCGTTCAAAACCGCGGTACAGCTGGGTGGCCACAAGAAAAGTCACACAAAACCGTTTTCATGCTCGGAATGCAATCGTCCGTTCGGTTCTTTGTATGCAGTTCGTAAGCATATGCAAGTGCACCAGCGGGTGGACAATAAGCTAAGTTACAGCTGCGACATGTGCGGTGCGAACTATGCGCGAATATCGGCCCTACGAGATCACCAAAAGGATCAGCATCAGGTAGACGGGAAGTCCGAAATGGAAGTCAGCGGTAGCGGCACAATGATGGAGCAGAAGGTAGAAGCGGAAGAGATAATCGAGGAGGAAGATTTGGTGTTTTAA
- the LOC129764980 gene encoding synaptojanin-1, which produces MAMSKGFRVLEKSKPPSPHSILLEHRNKSETLLFESQAVAALSAQETEIVRKQYTKVLDAYGCLGVLQLNAGDSSLLYLVMVTGCFSVGKILDSEIFRITQTQFVSLQYQPTSEDRISEIRKVLNSGTFYFSFANATNNAQQAASGGFSFDITLSAQRRRRAVETDNRFFWNRMLFIHMLRFGVECNFWLLKAMCGSVEIRTVYAGSKQARAAIVSRLSCERAGTRFNVRGTNDEGCVANFVETEQCIYLDNEVSSYIQTRGSVPLFWEQPGVQVGSHKVKLSRGFEASKSAFDKHMTTMKARYGKQAIINLLGTSLIGSKEGEAMLSNEFQRHHKESNHTDVPHLVFDYHQECRGGNTSALSKLKAKIDAMCSDFGLFHAISDSVFREQKGAIRTNCLDCLDRTNCVQTYIGLEILNEQISQIAALSDKKQQISSRFEEVFRQMWINNGNEVSKIYAGTGAIQGGSKLMDGARSAARTIQNNLLDNSKQEAIDVLLVGSTLSSELADRARILLPSNMLHAPTPVLRELCRRYEEFVSPMDIRIACGTYNVNGGKHFRSVAYKDVSLSDWLLDCHRLGRSRSLVDVSHQEGAQEPPIDIFAIGFQEIVDLNASNIVAASSDNAKAWAEELQKVISRDEEYVLLTYQQLVGVCLYIYIRPQHAQHIRDVAIDCVKTGLGGATGNKGAAAIRFVINGTSICFVCAHFAAGQSQVAERNADYAEITRKIAFPMGRSLKSHDYIFWCGDFNYRIDMEKDELKELLKQNDIGSVLQYDQLRIQQNTGSVFNDFLEGEISFPPTYKYDLFSDDYDTSEKCRAPAWTDRVLWRRRKQSPDADKHASWNPGRLVHYGRAELKQSDHRPVIAIIDIEIFNIDQQRRSQVFSDVIRDLGPPDGTILIQATNTANNADSGEEDEGSIYDENLMSALIQELTQIGEVTLVRFVGDTMWVTFRDGQSALTAAQKQFVQVCGVNLAIKLKTEQWIQRVEKEILLCTPNTVSFCDSQMADYNSLGIPKVPSRPKSPPSQQQPPSRPAPPGRPPLPKSPQASPKHQPQQQQQHHHHHPKAGVISLGAEVLMASKLQQKSAVPPAPLIPSPAKSKATIEEYASSSPALGSPAHGQPPAGNVMPQDTGAIYEEINDDVAIPEPRGPPPPPPRCDVYDLDVISSNKTNKSSPPGTSSSSGAGSPQCSMPAASGMPSQMTPMVPKTNPPPLPVRRGAPPPIPNRSGGAPPLPARPNNQ; this is translated from the exons ccGCTCAGGAAACAGAAATCGTTCGGAAGCAGTATACCAAAGTGCTGGACGCGTATGGCTGTCTTGGCGTGCTCCAGCTTAACGCTGGTGACAGCTCCCTGCTATATTTGGTCATGGTTACGGGCTGTTTCTCCGTTGGCAAAATACTCGACAGTGAGATCTTTCGTATCACCCAGACACAATttgtttcgctgcaatatcagcCCACGAGCGAGGATCGCATCTCCGAAATCAGAAAAGTCCTGAACTCGGGAACATTTTATTTCTCGTTCGCAAATGCAACCAATAACGCGCAACAGGCGGCCAGCGGTGGATTTTCCTTCGACATTACACTGTCCGCTCAGCGAAGGAGGAGGGCTGTGGAGACGGATAATCGGTTTTTCTGGAATCGGATGTTGTTTATCCACATGTTGCGATTCGGGGTGGAGTGCAATTTCTGGCTGTTGAAAGCTATGTGTGGTTCCGTAGAGATAAGGACTGTGTACGCGGGAAGCAAACAAGCCAGAGCAGCCATTGTTTCACGGCTAAGCTGTGAACGGGCAGGAACACGATTCAACGTTAGAGGCACCAATGATGAAGGGTGCGTTGCAAACTTCGTTGAAACTGAACAATGTATTTACCTAGATAATGAGGTATCATCATACATACAAACTCGAGGAAGTGTCCCACTTTTCTGGGAGCAGCCGGGTGTCCAGGTTGGGTCACACAAGGTTAAATTGTCCCGTGGGTTCGAAGCGTCAAAATCTGCTTTCGACAAACATATGACCACCATGAAGGCACGATATGGCAAACAAGCAATAATAAACCTCCTTGGCACAAGCCTTATCGGCAGCAAGGAGGGTGAAGCAATGCTGAGTAACGAATTCCAGCGACACCATAAAGAGTCGAACCACACGGATGTGCCACACTTGGTGTTCGATTATCATCAGGAATGTCGTGGCGGTAACACGAGTGCACTCTCGAAACTCAAAGCCAAAATCGATGCAATGTGTTCCGATTTCGGTTTGTTTCACGCCATCTCGGACAGTGTTTTCCGGGAACAGAAGGGAGCAATCCGAACAAACTGTCTGGATTGTTTGGATCGTACGAACTGCGTGCAGACCTACATTGGACTGGAGATTCTTAATGAGCAAATTTCTCAAATAGCTGCACTGTCAGACAAAAAGCAACAAATAAGCTCCAGGTTCGAGGAAGTTTTTCGTCAGATGTGGATCAATAATGGCAACGAGGTGAGCAAAATTTACGCCGGAACTGGCGCTATACAGGGAGGATCAAAGCTCATGGATGGAGCGCGATCAGCGGCGAGAACCATTCAGAACAATTTACTCGATAACTCGAAACAGGAAGCGATCGATGTGCTTTTGGTCGGATCAACACTCAGTTCGGAGCTGGCCGATCGGGCGCGAATATTGCTACCCTCGAATATGCTACATG cGCCAACACCTGTCCTTCGTGAATTATGTCGTCGATACGAGGAGTTCGTGAGCCCCATGGACATTCGAATTGCTTGTGGTACATACAACGTTAATGGAGGTAAGCATTTCCGCAGTGTTGCTTACAAAGATGTATCACTCTCGGATTGGTTGCTGGATTGTCACCGTTTGGGTCGATCAAGAT CTCTTGTTGATGTAAGCCACCAGGAGGGTGCCCAAGAACCTCCAATCGATATTTTCGCTATTGGTTTCCAGGAAATTGTCGATCTGAATGCATCAAATATTGTGGCCGCTAG TTCCGACAACGCGAAAGCATGGGCCGAAGAGCTACAGAAGGTGATAAGTCGCGATGAAGAGTATGTTCTACTTACCTATCAACAGTTGGTTGGCGTATGTTTGTACATTTACATTCGACCCCAACACGCACAACACATTCGAGATGTGGCAATTGATTGTGTCAAAACTGGTTTGGGTGGAGCCACCGGAAACAAGGGCGCAGCTGCAATTCGTTTCGTCATCAACGGAACCTCGATATGCTTCGTTTGTGCGCATTTTGCTGCCGGACAGTCACAGGTTGCGGAGCGGAACGCAGATTACGCTGAAATCACTCGAAAAATTGCGTTCCCTATGGGACGCTCGCTGAAGTCTCATGATTACATTTTTTGGTGTGGTGACTTCAACTATCGCATCGACATGGAAAAGGATGAACTCAAAGAACTGCTGAAGCAGAATGATATCGGTTCGGTGTTACAATACGATCAATTGAGAATTCAGCAAAACACAGGGAGTGTATTCAATGATTTCTTGGAGGGAGAAATATCATTCCCTCCTACGTATAAATATGACCTGTTTAGTGATGATTACGACACAAGTGAAAAGTGTCGTGCTCCCGCCTGGACGGACCGAGTGCTATGGCGACGACGGAAGCAAAGTCCTGATGCAGACAAACATGCAAGCTGGAATCCTGGAAGATTGGTTCATTATGGACGAGCAGAGTTGAAGCAAAGTGATCACCGACCGGTGATTGCGATAATTGACATAGAAATTTTTAATATCGACCAGCAACGAAGATCGCAAGTGTTTAGCGATGTGATAAGGGATTTGGGACCCCCGGACGGAACTATACTGATTCAAGCAACGAACACAGCTAACAATGCCGATTCGGGAGAAGAAGACGAAGGAAGTATTTACGATGAGAACCTCATGAGTGCACTGATCCAAGAACTTACCCAAATTGGCGAAGTGACATTGGTTCGATTCGTCGGTGATACAATGTGGGTTACATTCCGTGATGGGCAATCCGCTCTGACTGCCGCCCAGAAACAGTTCGTTCAAGTCTGTGGCGTTAATTTGGCAATCAAGTTGAAAACCGAACAATGGATCCAGCGAGTGGAGAAGGAAATTCTTCTCTGCACACCAAATACTGTAAGTTTCTGTGACAGCCAAATGGCTGATTATAACAGCCTAGGCATTCCAAAAGTTCCTTCACGTCCAAAGAGTCCCCCATCACAGCAACAGCCTCCTTCACGACCTGCTCCTCCTGGTCGGCCGCCGTTACCGAAATCTCCACAAGCTTCACCAAAACATCAaccacaacaacagcagcagcatcacCATCATCACCCAAAGGCTGGCGTCATTAGCCTTGGGGCCGAAGTGCTGATGGCTTCAAAATTGCAACAAAAATCAGCTGTTCCTCCAGCGCCGCTAATACCGTCTCCTGCTAAATCTAAAGCAACGATCGAAGAATATGCCAGCTCTAGTCCAGCACTTGGTTCGCCGGCACATGGACAACCACCTGCCGGCAATGTTATGCCTCAGGATACAGGTGCAATTTACGAAGAAATCAACGATGATGTT gccaTCCCCGAGCCACGAGGACCACCGCCACCTCCTCCTCGTTGTGATGTGTACGATCTAGACGTGATAAGCAGCAACAAAACCAACAAATCATCTCCTCCTGGCACTTCGAGCAGCTCTGGTGCTGGATCACCGCAATGTTCTATGCCTGCCGCCAGCGGCATGCCATCTCAAATGACACCCATGGTACCGAAGACCAATCCGCCTCCGCTGCCCGTGAGACGTGGCGCACCTCCTCCGATACCAAATCGAAGTGGTGGAGCTCCTCCATTGCCAGCTAGACCCAATAATCAATAA
- the LOC129766441 gene encoding possible lysine-specific histone demethylase 1, whose protein sequence is MSTNSSATATANIGPMNSSAIQDIETVTIISDDSDVEMTDVTPKGKSRPGPGQNDTKDGDELEGRRISRRKKPKVEYSDSKPVGSADSSNNDKKLETKIEPKVKKRETEPTVKDEKGETEPNPHREILTGLEGAAFQSRLPFEKMTASEAVCFPEITKHGLVAQRVFLNVRNRILQMWIENPTVQLTVENALKNIEQPFDSDQNLVRKVHAFLERHGFINFGIFKRLKPLPIKKLAKVIVIGAGISGLSAAQQLQQFGFDVIVLEARDRVGGRIATFRKNSYTADLGAMVVTGIWGNPITILSKQTGMEMCPIKTACPLYGAGGKPVPKHKDDMVEREFNRLLEATSYLSHQLDFNYAGNHPVSLGQALEWIIKLQEKHVKEKQVQHLNNIITWQQKLVENQKAINDAINRIQDLQKKHKELISTKPPKPVEIDAKYIEHEFSIRVTAREEQLALKEMERLRTNQDEIETKLKELETEQVSEVYLSSKDRQILDWHFANLEFANATPLSNLSLKHWDQDDDFEFIGNHTTVKNGYSCVPIALTEGLDVRVNTAVKGIKYFPGGVEVTADLKSNNSSVHYKADLVLCTLTLGVLKVAIAEQSSQMNTVRFEPPLPEWKQSAIQRLGFGNLNKVVLCFDRIFWDPNTNLFGHVGSTTASRGELFLFWNISQSPVLLALVAGQSAAIMENVSDDVIVGRCIAVLKGIFGNSAVPQPKETVVTRWRADPWARGSYSFVSVGSSGSDYDLLAAPVTPHFEHAVNDEGVSSLNGTANLTSNSNGNDDEDDSKADIPRLFFAGEHTIRNYPATVHGALLSGLREAGRIADYYLGFPNTYPDAPKEEPKK, encoded by the exons ATGAGTACAAACTCCAGTGCAACTGCTACCGCCAATATAGGTCCAATGAATAGTTCAGCCATTCAAGACATTGAGACGGTCACCATCATAAGCGATGATTCCGACGTCGAAATGACGGATGTAACCCCGAAAGGGAAGTCCCGTCCAGGTCCGGGACAAAACGACACAAAAGATGGCGATGAACTTGAAGGAAGGCGCATCAGTCGACGGAAGAAGCCTAAGGTGGAATATTCCGACAGTAAACCAGTCGGTTCTGCTGATTCCTCAAATAACGATAAGAAGCTAGAGACAAAAATCGAACCAAAGGTAAAAAAACGAGAAACTGAACCTACGGTCAAGGACGAAAAGGGTGAGACTGAACCCAATCCCCATCGTGAAATATTGACAGGTTTGGAAGGAGCTGCATTCCAGTCCAGATTACCATTTGAAAAAATGACCGCGTCGGAAGCCGTTTGTTTCCCGGAAATTACTAAGCATGGTCTCGTAGCTCAAAGGGTTTTCCTAAATGTTCGCAATCGTATTCTGCAGATGTGGATCGAAAATCCAACCGTGCAGTTGACGGTAGAAAATGCGCTGAAAAATATTGAGCAACCGTTCGATAGTGACCAAAATTTGGTTAGGAAAGTTCACGCATTTCTGGAACGACATGGTTTCAtcaattttggaattttcaaacgcTTGAAGCCACTGCCTATTAAGAAACTAGCAAAAGTAATTGTGATTGGGGCTGGCATTTCTGGCCTTTCGGCGGCCCAACAGTTGCAACAGTTTGGGTTCGATGTGATCGTCCTGGAGGCAAGAGATCGGGTGGGAGGCAGGATAGCAACATTCCGTAAAAATTCCTACACGGCTGACTTGGGAGCTATGGTTGTTACTGGCATTTGGGGTAATCCAATAACCATCCTCAGCAAACAAACAGGGATGGAGATGTGTCCCATAAAGACTGCATGTCCTTTGTATGGAGCAGGAGGTAAACCAGTTCCTAAGCATAAAGATGACATGGTTGAGCGGGAGTTCAATCGATTACTGGAAGCTACCAGCTATCTTTCGCATCAACTTGATTTCAATTACGCCGGAAATCATCCTGTGTCGTTAGGACAAGCCCTAGAATGGATTATAAAATTGCAGGAAAAGCATGTCAAAGAAAAACAAGTGCAGCATCTAAACAATATTATAACCTGGCAGCAGAAGCTTGTCGAAAATCAAAAAGCCATAAACGATGCAATAAACCGCATTCAAGACTTGCAAAAGAAGCACAAGGAACTCATTAGCACTAAGCCTCCTAAGCCGGTCGAAATCGACGCGAAATACATTGAGCATGAATTCAGTATTCGGGTTACAGCACGCGAGGAACAACTCGCTTTGAAGGAAATGGAGCGACTTCGGACAAATCAGGATGAGATCGAAACCAAGCTGAAAGAGCTAGAAACTGAGCAGGTTAGCGAGGTATATCTTTCCTCTAAAGATCGCCAAATTCTCGATTGGCATTTCGCCAACTTGGAATTCGCGAACGCTACTCCACTTAGTAATCTCTCCCTCAAACATTGGGACCAAGATGACGATTTCGAGTTTATTGGCAATCACACAACGGTCAAAAATGGTTACTCCTGCGTTCCGATAGCTCTAACAGAGGGGCTCGATGTTCGGGTGAATACGGCTGTGAAGGGCATCAAGTATTTCCCCGGTGGAGTCGAAGTGACTGCTGATCTCAAATCCAACAACTCTAGTGTTCACTACAAAGCGGATCTCGTGCTGTGTACGCTTACACTGGGCGTCCTCAAGGTAGCGATTGCTGAACAATCGTCCCAAATGAATACGGTACGCTTCGAACCGCCATTACCAGAATGGAAGCAATCCGCCATCCAACGGTTAGGGTTCGGAAATTTAAACAAAGTGGTTCTATGTTTCGATAGAATCTTCTGGGACCCAAATACCAATTTGTTCGGTCATGTTGGAAGTACAACGGCCAGTCGAGGGGAGTTGTTCTTGTTTTGGAACATCTCGCAATCGCCGGTACTGCTTGCTTTGGTTGCCGGCCAATCAGCTGCCATAATGGAGAATGTATCCGATGATGTTATCGTGG GCCGCTGTATTGCTGTGCTGAAAGGTATATTTGGGAATTCGGCTGTTCCTCAGCCCAAAGAAACGGTCGTAACCCGGTGGCGGGCGGATCCTTGGGCGCGGGGCTCCTATAGTTTTGTTTCGGTCGGATCTTCGGGTAGCGATTATGATTTGTTGGCAGCACCCGTTACTCCCCATTTTGAACACGCTGTGAATGACGAAGGTGTCAGCAGTTTGAATGGCACTGCCAATTTGACGTCGAATAGCAACGGTAACGACGACGAAGACGACAGCAAAGCGGACATTCCACGGTTGTTTTTCGCTGGCGAGCACACGATACGCAATTATCCCGCTACGGTTCATGGTGCGCTTCTCAGTGGGCTGAGGGAAGCCGGTCGAATAGCGGACTATTATCTAGGTTTTCCGAATACGTATCCCGATGCTCCGAAGGAGGAGCCGAAGAAGTAG